A genomic segment from Saimiri boliviensis isolate mSaiBol1 chromosome 14, mSaiBol1.pri, whole genome shotgun sequence encodes:
- the MAG gene encoding myelin-associated glycoprotein isoform X2 codes for MIFLTALPLFWIMISASRGGHWGAWMPSSISAFEGTCVSIPCRFDFPDELRPAVVHGVWYFNSPYPKNYPPVVFKSRTQVVHESFQGRSRLLGDLGLRNCTLLLSSLSPELGGKYYFRGDLGGYNQYTFSEHSVLDIINTPNIVVPPEVVAGTEVEVSCMVPDNCPELRPELSWLGHEGLGEPAVLGRLREDEGTWVQVSLLHFVPTREANGHRLGCQASFPNTTLQFEGYASLDVKYPPVIVEMNSSVEAIEGSHVSLLCGADSNPPPLLTWMRDGTVLREAVAESLLLELEEVTPTEDGVYACLAENAYGQDNRTVELSVMYAPWKPTVNGTVVAVEGETVSILCSTQSNPDPILTIFKEKQILATVIYESELQLELPAVSPEDDGEYWCVAENQYGQRATAFNLSVEFAPVLLLESHCAAARDTVQCLCVVKSNPEPSVAFELPSRNVTVNESEREFVYSERSGLVLTSILTLRGQAQAPPRVICTARNLYGAKSLELPFQGAHRLMWAKIGPVGAVVTFAILIAIVCYITQTRRKKNVTESPSFSAGDNPPVLFSSDFRISGAPEKYESKEVSTLESH; via the exons ATGATATTCCTCACGGCACTGCCTCTGTTCTGGATTATGATTTCAG CCTCCCGAGGGGGTCACTGGGGTGCCTGGATGCCCTCGTCCATCTCGGCCTTCGAGGGCACGTGCGTCTCCATCCCTTGCCGCTTCGACTTCCCGGATGAGTTGCGGCCGGCCGTGGTGCATGGCGTCTGGTACTTCAACAGCCCCTACCCCAAGAACTACCCCCCAGTGGTCTTCAAGTCTCGCACCCAAGTTGTTCACGAGAGTTTCCAGGGCCGCAGCCGCCTCCTGGGGGACTTGGGCCTGCGCAACTGCACCCTCTTGCTCAGCAGCCTGAGCCCTGAGCTAGGCGGGAAGTACTACTTCCGTGGGGACCTGGGCGGCTACAACCAGTACACCTTCTCGGAgcacagcgtcctggacatcatCA ACACCCCCAACATCGTGGTGCCCCCGGAGGTGGTGGCAGGCACGGAAGTGGAGGTCAGCTGCATGGTGCCGGACAACTGCCCAGAGCTGCGCCCTGAGCTGAGCTGGCTGGGCCACGAGGGGCTGGGGGAGCCTGCTGTGCTGGGCCGGCTGCGGGAGGACGAGGGCACCTGGGTGCAGGTGTCGCTGCTGCACTTCGTGCCCACGAGGGAGGCCAATGGCCACCGGCTGGGCTGCCAGGCCTCCTTCCCCAACACCACCCTGCAGTTCGAGGGCTACGCCAGCCTGGACGTCAAGT ATCCCCCGGTAATTGTGGAGATGAACTCTTCGGTGGAGGCCATCGAGGGCTCCCACGTGAGCCTGCTCTGTGGCGCTGATAGCAACCCGCCGCCGCTGCTGACCTGGATGCGGGACGGGACCGTGCTCCGGGAGGCCGTGGCCGAAAGCCTGCTCCTGGAGCTGGAGGAGGTGACCCCCACTGAGGACGGAGTCTATGCTTGCCTGGCCGAGAACGCCTACGGGCAGGACAACCGCACTGTGGAGCTCAGCGTCATGT ATGCACCCTGGAAGCCGACGGTGAACGGAACAGTGGTGGCGGTGGAGGGCGAGACGGTCTCCATCTTGTGCTCCACACAGAGCAACCCCGACCCTATTCTCACCATCTTCAAGGAGAAGCAGATCCTGGCCACAGTCATCTACGAGAGTGAGCTGCAGCTGGAGCTGCCAGCCGTGTCACCCGAGGATGATGGAGAGTATTGGTGCGTGGCTGAGAACCAGTATGGCCAGAGGGCCACTGCCTTCAACCTGTCTGTGGAGT TCGCCCCTGTGCTCCTCCTGGAGTCACACTGTGCGGCAGCCCGAGACACGGTGCAGTGCCTGTGCGTGGTGAAGTCCAACCCGGAGCCGTCCGTGGCCTTCGAGCTGCCGTCGCGCAACGTGACTGTGAACGAGAGCGAGCGGGAGTTTGTGTACTCGGAGCGCAGCGGCCTCGTGCTCACCAGCATCCTCACGCTGCGTGGGCaggcccaggccccgccccgcgtCATCTGCACCGCGAGGAACCTCTATGGTGCCAAGAGCCTGGAGCTGCCCTTCCAAGGAGCCC ATCGACTGATGTGGGCCAAGATTGGGCCGGTGGGTGCTGTGGTCACCTTTGCCATCCTGATTGCCATCGTCTGCTACATTACCCAGACACGCAGGAA AAAGAACGTGACAGAGAGTCCCAGCTTCTCGGCCGGGGACAATCCTCCAGTCCTTTTCAGCAGCGACTTCCGCATCTCTGGGGCACCAGAGAAGTATGAG TCCAAAGAGGTCTCTACCCTGGAATCTCACTGA
- the MAG gene encoding myelin-associated glycoprotein isoform X1, with amino-acid sequence MIFLTALPLFWIMISASRGGHWGAWMPSSISAFEGTCVSIPCRFDFPDELRPAVVHGVWYFNSPYPKNYPPVVFKSRTQVVHESFQGRSRLLGDLGLRNCTLLLSSLSPELGGKYYFRGDLGGYNQYTFSEHSVLDIINTPNIVVPPEVVAGTEVEVSCMVPDNCPELRPELSWLGHEGLGEPAVLGRLREDEGTWVQVSLLHFVPTREANGHRLGCQASFPNTTLQFEGYASLDVKYPPVIVEMNSSVEAIEGSHVSLLCGADSNPPPLLTWMRDGTVLREAVAESLLLELEEVTPTEDGVYACLAENAYGQDNRTVELSVMYAPWKPTVNGTVVAVEGETVSILCSTQSNPDPILTIFKEKQILATVIYESELQLELPAVSPEDDGEYWCVAENQYGQRATAFNLSVEFAPVLLLESHCAAARDTVQCLCVVKSNPEPSVAFELPSRNVTVNESEREFVYSERSGLVLTSILTLRGQAQAPPRVICTARNLYGAKSLELPFQGAHRLMWAKIGPVGAVVTFAILIAIVCYITQTRRKKNVTESPSFSAGDNPPVLFSSDFRISGAPEKYESERRLGSERRLLGLRGESPELDLSYSHSDLGKRPTKDSYTLTEELAEYAEIRVK; translated from the exons ATGATATTCCTCACGGCACTGCCTCTGTTCTGGATTATGATTTCAG CCTCCCGAGGGGGTCACTGGGGTGCCTGGATGCCCTCGTCCATCTCGGCCTTCGAGGGCACGTGCGTCTCCATCCCTTGCCGCTTCGACTTCCCGGATGAGTTGCGGCCGGCCGTGGTGCATGGCGTCTGGTACTTCAACAGCCCCTACCCCAAGAACTACCCCCCAGTGGTCTTCAAGTCTCGCACCCAAGTTGTTCACGAGAGTTTCCAGGGCCGCAGCCGCCTCCTGGGGGACTTGGGCCTGCGCAACTGCACCCTCTTGCTCAGCAGCCTGAGCCCTGAGCTAGGCGGGAAGTACTACTTCCGTGGGGACCTGGGCGGCTACAACCAGTACACCTTCTCGGAgcacagcgtcctggacatcatCA ACACCCCCAACATCGTGGTGCCCCCGGAGGTGGTGGCAGGCACGGAAGTGGAGGTCAGCTGCATGGTGCCGGACAACTGCCCAGAGCTGCGCCCTGAGCTGAGCTGGCTGGGCCACGAGGGGCTGGGGGAGCCTGCTGTGCTGGGCCGGCTGCGGGAGGACGAGGGCACCTGGGTGCAGGTGTCGCTGCTGCACTTCGTGCCCACGAGGGAGGCCAATGGCCACCGGCTGGGCTGCCAGGCCTCCTTCCCCAACACCACCCTGCAGTTCGAGGGCTACGCCAGCCTGGACGTCAAGT ATCCCCCGGTAATTGTGGAGATGAACTCTTCGGTGGAGGCCATCGAGGGCTCCCACGTGAGCCTGCTCTGTGGCGCTGATAGCAACCCGCCGCCGCTGCTGACCTGGATGCGGGACGGGACCGTGCTCCGGGAGGCCGTGGCCGAAAGCCTGCTCCTGGAGCTGGAGGAGGTGACCCCCACTGAGGACGGAGTCTATGCTTGCCTGGCCGAGAACGCCTACGGGCAGGACAACCGCACTGTGGAGCTCAGCGTCATGT ATGCACCCTGGAAGCCGACGGTGAACGGAACAGTGGTGGCGGTGGAGGGCGAGACGGTCTCCATCTTGTGCTCCACACAGAGCAACCCCGACCCTATTCTCACCATCTTCAAGGAGAAGCAGATCCTGGCCACAGTCATCTACGAGAGTGAGCTGCAGCTGGAGCTGCCAGCCGTGTCACCCGAGGATGATGGAGAGTATTGGTGCGTGGCTGAGAACCAGTATGGCCAGAGGGCCACTGCCTTCAACCTGTCTGTGGAGT TCGCCCCTGTGCTCCTCCTGGAGTCACACTGTGCGGCAGCCCGAGACACGGTGCAGTGCCTGTGCGTGGTGAAGTCCAACCCGGAGCCGTCCGTGGCCTTCGAGCTGCCGTCGCGCAACGTGACTGTGAACGAGAGCGAGCGGGAGTTTGTGTACTCGGAGCGCAGCGGCCTCGTGCTCACCAGCATCCTCACGCTGCGTGGGCaggcccaggccccgccccgcgtCATCTGCACCGCGAGGAACCTCTATGGTGCCAAGAGCCTGGAGCTGCCCTTCCAAGGAGCCC ATCGACTGATGTGGGCCAAGATTGGGCCGGTGGGTGCTGTGGTCACCTTTGCCATCCTGATTGCCATCGTCTGCTACATTACCCAGACACGCAGGAA AAAGAACGTGACAGAGAGTCCCAGCTTCTCGGCCGGGGACAATCCTCCAGTCCTTTTCAGCAGCGACTTCCGCATCTCTGGGGCACCAGAGAAGTATGAG AGCGAGAGGCGCCTGGGATCTGAGAGGAGGCTGCTGGGCCTTCGGGGCGAATCCCCAGAGCTGGACCTGAGCTATTCCCACTCAGACCTGGGGAAACGGCCCACCAAGGACAGCTACACGCTGACGGAGGAGCTGGCTGAGTATGCTGAAATCCGGGTCAAGTGA